A section of the Roseivirga sp. BDSF3-8 genome encodes:
- a CDS encoding polyprenyl synthetase family protein, with translation MTLKLKDIQAPISSEMTDFEKKFREFMKSKVLLLDKITSYIVKRKGKQMRPMFVFLCSGVVGDITEASYRGAALIELLHTATLVHDDVVDDAGYRRGFFSVNALWKNKIAVLVGDYLLSRGLLLSVDHGDFSLLRIVSNAVREMSEGELLQMEKARKLDITEEVYYDIIRQKTASLISSCCAVGAASAGADEETVQHLRDFGEKIGMAFQIKDDLFDYGNNEIGKPRGIDIREKKMTLPLIHALNKADKTDRKHILKLIKKKSDSNAVVREVIDFVKQQGGLTYAEGIMEQYYRDAMAMLERFPDNIYRKSLGDLVTFTIERTK, from the coding sequence ATGACGCTTAAACTAAAAGACATTCAGGCCCCTATTTCTTCTGAAATGACCGACTTCGAAAAGAAGTTCAGGGAGTTTATGAAGAGCAAGGTCCTGTTGCTGGACAAAATAACGAGTTACATCGTAAAGCGCAAAGGAAAGCAGATGCGCCCGATGTTCGTATTTCTCTGTTCAGGAGTAGTGGGCGATATCACGGAGGCGTCATACCGCGGAGCCGCTCTTATCGAACTGCTCCATACTGCGACCCTGGTTCACGATGATGTGGTGGATGATGCGGGCTATCGTCGCGGATTCTTTTCTGTTAATGCTCTCTGGAAAAATAAGATCGCGGTACTTGTAGGGGATTACCTCCTCAGCCGCGGGCTGCTACTCTCTGTGGATCATGGCGACTTCAGCCTGCTGCGTATCGTGTCTAATGCCGTGCGTGAAATGAGCGAAGGCGAGCTGCTGCAAATGGAAAAGGCGCGCAAGCTGGACATTACTGAGGAGGTCTACTACGACATTATCCGCCAGAAGACTGCCTCTCTTATCTCTTCATGCTGTGCGGTGGGTGCAGCGAGTGCCGGTGCCGATGAAGAAACCGTGCAGCACCTGCGCGACTTTGGCGAGAAGATCGGCATGGCCTTTCAGATAAAGGACGACCTTTTCGACTACGGCAACAATGAGATAGGTAAGCCCCGTGGCATAGACATTCGTGAAAAAAAGATGACCCTGCCGCTCATCCATGCCCTCAATAAAGCCGATAAGACTGACCGCAAGCATATACTTAAGCTGATAAAGAAAAAAAGTGACAGCAATGCGGTGGTACGCGAAGTGATAGACTTTGTTAAGCAACAGGGTGGACTTACGTATGCCGAAGGCATTATGGAACAGTACTACCGTGACGCGATGGCCATGCTCGAGCGATTCCCTGACAATATCTACCGGAAGTCACTAGGTGACCTGGTTACCTTCACCATAGAGCGTACTAAGTAA
- a CDS encoding DUF3103 family protein — MLFNQPIKKITLAVLGVIIAFGCQEEFQEPATPNPLPAATYTTQDRGYALAQALATAMASQELRHFVKQKIDQRFDGDANFLYALQEQQPVSEGEALRSLTFGQALFGKDQAGQRRARSLEAEPLLQIALRKPPGVTKDWDPAREHPVVVYLPYGTDARRVSTLPAFDSQGHYIDFQVDKLPTEPILVISHNERVRPVPRHHVDKLRHQAAQGQLAPDDGCILTTDPILVTDDAYYYMTTDLNCGGTGGYVPGGLDGGSGTNDTQDDCDRDGSPLYDHISRVKFVNMKEFKAAENYLDGAPEVYFFVFTGSNQAHLQSFRKNIPLVDRSEWKDCPLLSDCYTEWHYPDLEVMFWDKEEFGEILEYQWFEADNGDPIKFTTTVNKELDDGTTLSSTLEVTVSDNDYNLGNALVYFCEDATQAAYKLNETGSLDFALELR; from the coding sequence ATGCTATTCAACCAGCCTATTAAAAAGATCACCCTGGCCGTACTGGGGGTCATTATAGCCTTTGGCTGTCAGGAAGAATTTCAAGAACCAGCCACCCCCAACCCCCTCCCTGCCGCCACTTACACCACACAAGACAGAGGCTATGCCCTGGCACAAGCACTGGCAACCGCTATGGCAAGCCAGGAGCTAAGGCATTTTGTAAAGCAAAAGATTGATCAGCGCTTTGACGGAGACGCAAACTTTCTGTATGCCCTGCAGGAGCAGCAGCCGGTCAGCGAAGGCGAGGCCCTGCGTAGCCTTACCTTTGGGCAGGCGCTGTTTGGTAAAGACCAAGCAGGCCAGCGCCGCGCCCGTAGCCTGGAGGCAGAACCCCTCCTTCAGATAGCCTTACGCAAGCCCCCAGGGGTCACAAAAGACTGGGACCCGGCGCGTGAGCACCCTGTCGTCGTCTACCTCCCCTATGGCACAGATGCCCGCCGCGTAAGCACCCTGCCCGCCTTTGACAGCCAGGGCCACTATATAGACTTTCAGGTAGATAAACTGCCCACCGAGCCCATACTGGTGATAAGCCACAATGAGCGGGTAAGGCCTGTACCCCGCCACCACGTAGATAAGCTACGTCACCAGGCAGCACAGGGCCAATTAGCCCCGGATGATGGCTGCATACTCACCACCGACCCCATACTGGTAACAGACGATGCCTACTACTACATGACTACAGACCTCAACTGCGGCGGCACAGGTGGCTATGTACCCGGCGGCCTCGATGGCGGTTCCGGCACCAACGACACCCAGGACGACTGCGACCGCGACGGCAGCCCCCTCTACGACCACATCAGCCGCGTGAAGTTTGTGAATATGAAAGAGTTTAAAGCAGCAGAAAACTATTTGGACGGGGCTCCTGAGGTTTACTTCTTTGTTTTTACCGGGTCAAATCAGGCCCATTTACAGTCTTTTAGGAAAAACATACCCCTCGTTGACCGAAGTGAATGGAAAGACTGCCCTCTGCTTAGCGACTGCTATACCGAGTGGCATTATCCCGATTTGGAAGTGATGTTCTGGGATAAAGAAGAGTTTGGTGAAATACTGGAATATCAATGGTTCGAAGCAGATAATGGTGACCCGATCAAATTTACGACTACTGTAAACAAAGAGCTTGATGATGGCACCACATTGAGTAGTACGTTAGAAGTAACTGTATCAGATAACGATTATAACCTTGGGAATGCCCTTGTTTACTTTTGTGAGGATGCTACTCAAGCAGCCTACAAGTTAAATGAGACAGGGAGCTTAGACTTTGCACTTGAACTAAGATAA
- a CDS encoding TlpA disulfide reductase family protein: MTFQRLLPFLSLFIITTLLTACGSESQQQEEEAAILPAEGMWRGVLKTEPETIPFQFTLTKATGSTYKVELVNGEERIETEATLTPGDSLIIPMHIFDTSLEAVLTGEGHMEGIFVKNYLDNYEIAFEAEAGVDERFVRQTDPSGMPQGKYAVTFTEENGETYEAVGVFESTGDELSGTFLTTTGDYRYLQGTMAGDKLLLSAFDGEHAFLFTGKVSGDSLTDGHFYSGRHYHATWTGAKDAEASLPEPESLTYLKEGYDQIAFTFPDLQGDMVTLEDQRFDNKVVILQLFGTWCPNCMDETKYLAEWYTENQDRGVEILGLAYEKKADFEYAKNRVKKMTQRMDVPYDFVIAGTSDKKEAAKTLPMLNHVMSFPTTIFIDRQGRVRRIHTGFSGPGTGEYFERWKEDFNRFMDKLIAEEKS; this comes from the coding sequence ATGACCTTTCAGCGCTTACTTCCTTTCCTTTCCCTTTTTATAATAACTACCCTGCTCACAGCCTGTGGCTCCGAAAGCCAGCAGCAAGAAGAGGAAGCCGCCATATTACCGGCTGAAGGAATGTGGCGCGGCGTGTTGAAGACTGAGCCTGAAACCATCCCCTTTCAGTTTACCCTCACCAAAGCAACAGGCAGTACCTATAAAGTTGAGCTCGTAAACGGAGAGGAGCGCATAGAGACAGAGGCCACCCTCACCCCAGGCGACAGCCTCATCATCCCTATGCACATATTCGATACCAGCCTCGAAGCCGTGCTCACCGGCGAGGGGCATATGGAAGGCATATTTGTGAAAAACTACCTCGACAATTATGAAATAGCCTTTGAGGCAGAAGCCGGGGTAGACGAGCGCTTTGTAAGGCAGACCGACCCCAGCGGTATGCCCCAGGGCAAATATGCCGTAACCTTTACCGAAGAAAATGGCGAAACCTATGAGGCCGTAGGGGTATTTGAGTCCACAGGTGATGAGCTCTCCGGTACATTTCTTACCACTACAGGCGACTACCGCTACCTGCAGGGCACTATGGCAGGTGATAAGCTGCTGCTAAGTGCCTTTGACGGAGAGCACGCCTTCCTCTTTACAGGCAAAGTATCAGGTGACAGCCTCACCGACGGGCACTTTTATTCAGGACGCCACTATCACGCTACCTGGACAGGCGCCAAGGATGCAGAGGCCTCCCTGCCAGAGCCGGAATCACTCACCTACCTGAAAGAAGGCTATGACCAGATAGCATTCACCTTCCCCGACCTCCAGGGGGATATGGTCACCCTCGAAGACCAGCGATTTGATAATAAGGTCGTCATCCTCCAGCTATTTGGTACCTGGTGCCCCAATTGCATGGATGAGACGAAGTATCTGGCTGAGTGGTACACGGAAAATCAAGACCGGGGCGTGGAGATCCTTGGCCTCGCCTACGAAAAGAAAGCCGACTTCGAGTACGCAAAAAACAGGGTCAAGAAAATGACCCAAAGAATGGACGTACCATACGACTTCGTGATAGCGGGCACCTCCGATAAAAAAGAAGCGGCAAAAACCCTCCCCATGCTTAATCACGTGATGTCATTCCCTACCACCATCTTTATAGACCGCCAAGGCCGCGTACGCCGCATCCATACAGGCTTCAGCGGCCCCGGCACCGGCGAGTACTTCGAGCGTTGGAAAGAAGACTTCAACAGGTTTATGGATAAGTTGATTGCGGAGGAAAAAAGTTAA
- a CDS encoding CaiB/BaiF CoA transferase family protein: protein MANFSDSLQGYRVLELASVLAGPAVGQFFAECGAEVIKVESLPAGGDMTRQWKLPAEDTGDDRSAYFSSINWGKKSIAIDLKQAKGRDIIYRLVQCSDIVLSSYTDATAARLGMGYETLREHKPGIIFGRITGFGDAGEGRPAFDALVQAEAGFMYMNGQPGGPSTKMPVALMDVLAAHQLKEALLLAVLQKERTGEGGQVEVSLVDAAVSSLVNQAANWLVAGHVPQKEGSRHPNIAPYGDTFTTADGKEVILAVGTDRQFGSLCEVLGLHFLPQSPLFTTNTLRVRHREELLAELMPAIGRCEGEDLLNRLTAARVPAGIVRDMPDVMQTYGKKLLLETTPGEKKGLTGVPHFIATSGKSATDLENISHIAPPPSLGAHTKDVLLDSLGFSSEEVRTLFDEKVIK, encoded by the coding sequence ATGGCTAACTTTTCTGATTCCCTGCAGGGTTACCGTGTGCTAGAGCTGGCATCCGTTCTGGCAGGGCCTGCTGTAGGACAGTTTTTTGCCGAGTGCGGGGCGGAGGTGATCAAGGTGGAGAGCCTGCCTGCGGGGGGAGATATGACGAGGCAGTGGAAGCTGCCGGCAGAGGATACGGGAGATGACAGGAGCGCTTACTTTAGCTCCATCAACTGGGGAAAGAAAAGCATCGCGATCGACCTGAAGCAGGCGAAGGGACGCGACATTATTTACCGGCTGGTACAGTGCTCGGATATTGTGCTGAGCAGCTACACTGATGCGACCGCGGCCCGGCTGGGTATGGGGTATGAGACGCTGCGGGAGCATAAGCCCGGCATTATTTTTGGCCGTATCACCGGCTTTGGAGATGCAGGGGAGGGGCGGCCTGCTTTTGATGCACTGGTGCAGGCGGAGGCGGGCTTTATGTACATGAACGGGCAGCCTGGTGGCCCCTCTACGAAAATGCCAGTGGCGCTCATGGATGTGCTGGCGGCACACCAGCTTAAGGAGGCCTTGCTGCTAGCGGTACTGCAAAAGGAGCGCACCGGTGAGGGTGGCCAGGTGGAGGTGTCTTTGGTGGATGCTGCTGTTTCCAGTCTTGTCAACCAGGCGGCTAACTGGCTGGTGGCAGGGCATGTGCCGCAAAAGGAAGGCTCGCGGCACCCGAATATTGCTCCTTACGGTGATACCTTTACCACGGCTGATGGGAAGGAGGTGATCCTTGCGGTGGGTACCGACCGGCAGTTTGGCTCGCTGTGTGAGGTACTGGGCCTCCACTTTCTCCCACAGTCCCCACTTTTTACCACCAATACCCTGCGTGTACGCCACCGCGAAGAGCTGCTGGCGGAGTTAATGCCTGCCATTGGCCGGTGCGAGGGGGAAGACTTGCTGAATCGCCTGACCGCTGCGCGGGTACCTGCGGGTATCGTGCGTGATATGCCGGATGTGATGCAGACGTATGGTAAAAAGCTTCTTCTGGAAACGACTCCGGGAGAAAAAAAAGGGCTCACCGGCGTGCCTCATTTTATTGCTACATCTGGTAAGTCAGCTACAGATTTGGAAAATATCTCCCACATTGCCCCACCACCTTCCCTAGGTGCCCATACTAAGGACGTTTTACTTGATAGTCTGGGGTTTTCGTCTGAAGAGGTACGTACTTTATTTGACGAAAAAGTAATTAAATAG
- the mraZ gene encoding division/cell wall cluster transcriptional repressor MraZ has protein sequence MAFFTSEYECKLDSKGRLTLPAKIKSSLPDSNGDELVLRRGFEPCLVLYPMVEYKKTFAKIAGLNEFNEEYRKLQRNFFRGNVQVELDSNNRLNIPKALLQYAGLDKEAIVVGTGKRVEIWNPDKYEEYLIQDPKEMSQLAQKFLDE, from the coding sequence ATGGCATTTTTTACAAGTGAATATGAGTGCAAACTGGACAGCAAGGGGCGTCTGACGCTACCGGCTAAGATAAAGTCCAGCCTGCCCGACAGCAATGGCGATGAGCTCGTGCTCCGTCGTGGCTTCGAGCCTTGCCTTGTATTGTATCCGATGGTCGAGTATAAAAAGACATTTGCCAAAATTGCCGGGCTTAACGAGTTCAATGAAGAATACCGTAAGCTGCAGCGAAATTTTTTCAGGGGAAATGTGCAGGTGGAACTTGATAGCAATAACCGTCTGAATATACCCAAAGCTCTGCTGCAGTACGCCGGTCTTGATAAGGAGGCGATAGTGGTAGGTACCGGTAAGCGGGTGGAAATATGGAACCCGGATAAGTATGAGGAGTATCTCATCCAGGATCCGAAGGAGATGTCTCAATTGGCGCAAAAGTTTCTGGACGAATAG
- the rsmH gene encoding 16S rRNA (cytosine(1402)-N(4))-methyltransferase RsmH codes for MEAYHNPVMLQECLEGLALKPGGTYVDVTFGGGGHSRAILEQLQGGRLVVFDQDADAKANAEAIDDERLIFAPANFRYLKRYLRLHRIDQIDGLLADLGVSSHQIDDADRGFSTRFDARLDMRMDKGMKKTAADLLQEYDEKDLHRILGMYGEVRNAKTLAAAIVAARVNEPIVTVADLKRILDRYAPRRKEFRYYAQVFQALRIELNDEMGALKDLLEQSAEMLAPEGRLVVMSYHSLEDRLVKNFINKGVFHGEVEKDVYGNVDKPLSAITRKPVMAGEEEVKANPRARSAKLRVAEKTGA; via the coding sequence ATGGAAGCGTATCACAATCCCGTCATGCTGCAGGAATGCCTTGAGGGGCTGGCCCTTAAGCCCGGCGGCACCTATGTAGACGTCACCTTTGGAGGTGGCGGGCACAGCCGTGCTATACTGGAGCAGTTGCAGGGCGGCAGGCTTGTGGTTTTTGATCAGGACGCCGATGCTAAAGCCAATGCAGAGGCAATAGATGATGAGCGCCTCATATTTGCGCCGGCCAACTTCAGGTACCTCAAGCGCTACCTGAGACTGCACCGGATAGACCAGATAGATGGTCTGCTGGCCGACCTGGGGGTGTCCAGTCACCAGATAGATGATGCGGACCGGGGCTTCAGTACCCGCTTCGATGCCCGGCTGGACATGCGCATGGATAAGGGCATGAAAAAAACGGCCGCCGACCTGCTGCAGGAGTATGATGAGAAGGACCTGCACCGCATACTCGGTATGTATGGTGAAGTGCGAAATGCCAAAACGCTGGCTGCGGCCATAGTGGCGGCACGGGTAAATGAGCCTATCGTCACTGTCGCCGACCTTAAACGTATTCTCGACCGCTATGCACCGCGCCGCAAGGAGTTTCGCTACTATGCCCAGGTATTTCAGGCCCTGCGCATAGAGCTTAATGATGAGATGGGGGCGCTGAAAGACCTGCTCGAGCAGTCAGCAGAAATGCTGGCGCCGGAAGGCAGACTTGTCGTTATGTCTTACCACTCGCTGGAGGACCGCCTGGTGAAAAACTTCATCAACAAAGGGGTGTTCCATGGCGAGGTGGAGAAAGACGTGTACGGAAATGTGGATAAACCATTGAGCGCCATCACGCGAAAGCCGGTGATGGCTGGTGAAGAAGAGGTAAAGGCTAACCCGCGCGCACGTAGTGCAAAGCTGAGGGTGGCTGAGAAGACAGGAGCATAA
- a CDS encoding FtsL-like putative cell division protein: MAENRFKKKEKKSNGGGGGLGRGIFGSIERALKIGALFEQGVPVKFMPYGMFLAFLLVFYIWNTHYAERTTRKVNVLEVEVEDMKADYTTMKADYEVESKLSSVAKRVKDIGLIESPEPPKKLVVQ; encoded by the coding sequence ATGGCTGAAAACAGATTTAAGAAAAAAGAGAAAAAGAGCAACGGAGGGGGTGGTGGCCTGGGCCGCGGCATATTCGGCTCTATAGAGCGCGCACTGAAAATAGGGGCCCTCTTTGAGCAGGGTGTGCCTGTGAAGTTTATGCCGTATGGGATGTTCCTGGCGTTTCTGCTCGTTTTTTATATCTGGAATACCCACTACGCTGAGCGCACCACCCGCAAGGTGAATGTGCTGGAGGTGGAGGTGGAAGACATGAAGGCTGACTATACGACCATGAAGGCCGACTATGAGGTAGAAAGTAAACTTAGCAGTGTCGCTAAAAGGGTAAAAGATATAGGGCTGATAGAAAGCCCGGAGCCACCTAAAAAACTGGTAGTGCAATAA
- a CDS encoding penicillin-binding protein, producing MNIKKSILLRVRIAFLLIVLFAGAIVFRIVHIQQVEGERWRQKAENIGLKFRTVRATRGNIYSDNGSLLATSLPFYRVAFDPTIADDEMFRNGIDSLCLNLSRYYGDRSPQEYKRRIVNARAKNQEYLVLNRRMINYVDKKKMAEWPIFRKGRLKGGVIFQKDEQRFKPFRSLAARTIGYLNENEYGAGLEYSFNEKLSGRDGEALYQKISGGNWKPVFDGSEVKPIEGLDIETTLDINLQDVVQTSLLKHLTAHRAEYGCAVVMEVQTGEIKAISNLSLNDKEYYVERYNYAVQGVREPGSTFKLASMIALLEDSHLNLNDSIDTGDGKYMFHNQTMRDHKPGGYGKISIEEAFAYSSNIAIAKMVDARFGLNPQRYMDYIKDMGLDRPLGFQMVGEGVPKLKTPGDPTWSGISLPWISHGYEVEQTPLQTLAFYNAIANDGKMITPIIVKKLFNNGRLEKEFEPAVINSSICSRETLKKVRRMLEAVVEYGTAQNINDAYYKIAGKTGTAQKLINGRYSRKYYTSFVGYFPAEAPRYSCIVVIDEPKGYNQYGSDVAAPVFEEIANKIFARNVQLHPPLPTEFVADTSTWPVMRAGRRDDLLRITREMGIDKVVAPGTEEWVHTKLEGDTVMLATHNVRKGIVPDVRGMTLRDAVYLLENCGLQVHFNGNGRVRTQSLLPGQQIDKTQVIKLSLG from the coding sequence GTGAATATTAAGAAGTCCATATTACTACGTGTACGCATCGCTTTTCTGCTGATTGTGCTGTTTGCGGGAGCCATCGTGTTCCGCATTGTGCATATACAGCAGGTGGAGGGCGAAAGGTGGCGTCAGAAGGCGGAGAATATCGGTCTTAAGTTCCGGACGGTACGGGCTACCAGGGGAAATATATATTCTGATAACGGCAGCCTGCTCGCTACGAGCCTTCCCTTTTACCGGGTGGCCTTTGACCCCACTATCGCAGACGATGAGATGTTCCGGAATGGAATAGACAGCCTGTGCCTGAATCTGAGCCGCTACTATGGTGACCGCAGCCCGCAGGAGTATAAGCGCCGCATTGTAAATGCCCGTGCTAAAAACCAGGAATATTTAGTGCTGAATCGGCGCATGATAAACTATGTGGACAAGAAGAAAATGGCCGAGTGGCCTATTTTCCGTAAGGGCAGACTCAAAGGTGGGGTCATCTTCCAAAAAGATGAGCAGCGATTTAAACCTTTCCGAAGCCTGGCTGCGCGTACGATCGGCTATCTCAATGAAAATGAATACGGTGCGGGCCTGGAGTACAGCTTTAATGAGAAGCTGAGCGGAAGAGACGGGGAGGCTCTGTATCAGAAAATATCCGGAGGTAACTGGAAGCCGGTATTTGATGGCAGCGAGGTAAAACCTATTGAAGGGCTGGACATAGAGACCACTCTGGATATAAACCTGCAGGATGTGGTGCAGACTTCCCTGCTTAAGCACCTGACGGCCCACCGGGCCGAATATGGCTGCGCGGTGGTGATGGAGGTGCAGACCGGGGAGATCAAGGCTATAAGTAACCTGTCGCTAAACGATAAGGAGTACTATGTGGAGCGGTATAACTATGCGGTGCAGGGGGTGCGTGAGCCCGGTTCTACCTTTAAGCTTGCCTCCATGATCGCGCTGCTGGAAGACAGTCACCTGAACCTGAACGACAGTATTGATACCGGTGATGGCAAGTACATGTTCCATAACCAGACCATGCGCGACCATAAGCCGGGTGGATATGGCAAGATTAGTATAGAGGAGGCTTTTGCTTATTCCTCTAACATTGCCATTGCTAAAATGGTGGATGCCCGCTTCGGACTTAATCCTCAGCGGTACATGGACTACATAAAGGATATGGGGCTGGACAGGCCTCTTGGATTCCAGATGGTGGGTGAAGGTGTGCCAAAGCTAAAGACGCCGGGTGACCCGACATGGAGCGGTATTTCGCTCCCGTGGATATCACATGGCTATGAGGTAGAGCAGACACCTCTGCAGACGTTGGCCTTTTATAATGCGATAGCGAATGACGGGAAAATGATCACGCCCATCATTGTCAAAAAGCTGTTTAACAACGGCCGGCTGGAAAAGGAATTTGAACCGGCTGTGATCAACAGCTCTATCTGTAGCCGCGAGACTCTTAAAAAGGTACGTCGTATGCTTGAGGCGGTGGTGGAGTACGGCACGGCGCAGAATATCAATGATGCCTACTACAAAATAGCGGGCAAGACGGGTACTGCTCAGAAGTTGATAAACGGACGCTACTCACGGAAGTATTATACCTCGTTTGTAGGGTACTTCCCTGCGGAGGCGCCCCGCTATAGCTGCATTGTGGTGATCGATGAGCCTAAGGGATACAACCAGTACGGTAGTGACGTGGCGGCTCCGGTATTTGAAGAGATTGCCAATAAGATATTCGCCCGTAACGTGCAGCTACACCCGCCGCTTCCTACGGAGTTTGTGGCAGATACCAGCACCTGGCCTGTGATGAGGGCAGGTCGCCGGGATGACCTGCTCCGTATTACGAGGGAAATGGGAATAGATAAGGTGGTGGCACCGGGTACGGAAGAGTGGGTGCATACTAAGCTTGAGGGGGATACGGTGATGCTGGCGACGCATAATGTGCGCAAGGGCATAGTGCCTGACGTAAGGGGGATGACGCTGCGGGACGCTGTATACCTGCTGGAAAACTGCGGGCTGCAGGTACACTTTAACGGTAATGGAAGGGTGAGGACGCAAAGTCTCCTGCCCGGCCAGCAAATAGATAAGACACAAGTAATAAAGCTGAGCCTCGGATGA
- a CDS encoding UDP-N-acetylmuramoyl-L-alanyl-D-glutamate--2,6-diaminopimelate ligase produces the protein MMALKDIVYRVSLKSVSGDMNDSVTGITFDSRAVNKGDLFVAVRGTATDGHLYIDKALEKGASAIVCEELPADLKEGVTWIEVENSAKALGLIASNYYNNPSSRLSIIGVTGTNGKTTTVSLLFRLFSKLGYKCGLLSTVVNRIGTEEVKATHTTPDALQLNELLDRMAKEGCTHVFMEASSHALVQERMAGLAFRGAVFSNISHDHLDYHGTFEEYIKAKKKLFDELPKGAFALVNADDRRANVMLQNTKASKKSFSLKSMSDYKARVLSNTLEGLELDIDNKVGWYRLIGDFNAYNLLAVYSVAVELGEDPEEVLTALSELKPAPGRFEHVPNKLGITAIVDYAHTPDALENVLATIKEVRTTNEQVITVVGCGGDRDKAKRPLMAEIACRFSDKVILTSDNPRTEDPERIIKDMQEGVSASNYRKAMSITNRREAIKAALGMAQAGDIVLVAGKGHETYQEIDGIRHDFDDKKVIADVLARLSSE, from the coding sequence ATGATGGCGCTTAAAGACATAGTATATAGAGTTTCGCTTAAATCGGTATCCGGTGACATGAATGATTCTGTCACCGGAATTACCTTTGATTCACGGGCTGTGAACAAAGGCGATTTATTCGTGGCTGTACGCGGCACGGCTACTGACGGGCACCTCTATATAGATAAGGCACTGGAAAAAGGTGCCTCAGCGATCGTCTGTGAAGAACTGCCTGCTGATCTTAAGGAAGGGGTTACGTGGATAGAGGTGGAGAACTCTGCAAAGGCGCTGGGGCTCATCGCATCTAACTATTATAACAACCCTTCTTCACGGCTTTCTATCATCGGTGTCACGGGTACTAATGGTAAGACTACCACGGTAAGCCTGCTTTTCCGGCTTTTCAGTAAGCTGGGATATAAGTGCGGCCTGCTGAGCACGGTGGTGAACCGCATAGGTACGGAGGAGGTCAAAGCCACGCATACCACGCCGGACGCGCTGCAGCTAAATGAGTTGCTGGACCGCATGGCCAAGGAGGGATGCACCCATGTATTTATGGAAGCCAGTTCGCACGCCCTGGTGCAGGAGCGTATGGCCGGGCTGGCCTTTAGAGGGGCAGTTTTCTCTAACATAAGCCATGACCACCTGGACTATCACGGTACTTTCGAGGAGTACATCAAGGCGAAGAAGAAGCTGTTTGATGAACTGCCTAAAGGCGCTTTTGCGCTGGTAAATGCCGATGATCGCCGGGCGAATGTGATGCTTCAGAATACTAAAGCCTCTAAAAAATCATTCAGCCTGAAGTCTATGAGTGACTACAAGGCGCGGGTGCTGAGTAACACACTTGAGGGGCTGGAGCTGGATATTGATAATAAGGTAGGGTGGTACCGCCTTATCGGCGATTTCAATGCCTATAACCTGCTGGCTGTCTACAGTGTGGCGGTGGAGTTGGGGGAAGACCCTGAGGAGGTGCTTACGGCTTTAAGCGAGCTTAAGCCAGCTCCGGGGCGCTTTGAGCATGTGCCTAATAAGCTGGGCATAACGGCCATAGTGGATTATGCGCACACGCCCGATGCACTGGAAAATGTGCTTGCTACGATTAAGGAGGTGCGTACCACTAATGAGCAGGTGATCACTGTGGTGGGCTGCGGCGGGGACCGTGATAAGGCTAAGAGGCCCCTGATGGCTGAGATAGCCTGCCGGTTTAGCGACAAGGTCATTCTTACTTCGGATAATCCGCGGACGGAAGACCCTGAAAGGATCATAAAAGACATGCAGGAGGGGGTAAGTGCCTCCAACTACCGTAAGGCGATGTCCATTACAAACCGCAGGGAAGCCATTAAGGCTGCTCTGGGCATGGCGCAGGCGGGAGATATCGTACTGGTGGCGGGTAAAGGCCACGAGACGTACCAGGAGATCGATGGCATACGTCACGATTTTGATGATAAAAAAGTAATTGCAGACGTATTGGCGAGGCTATCGTCCGAATAA